The Proteus terrae subsp. cibarius genome contains the following window.
CATCGAAACCAGAAAGAGGACAGAAATGATCGATTTTAAGCTGAAGTTAAATTATCAACGCAAATATAACAGCAGTGATATCGATATTAACGATGAAATGCAGGTTTCTCGTCAATTTGAAAGTGATCGTGGCCGTATTATTAACTCAGCCGCTATTCGGCGTTTACAACAAAAAACGCAAGTCTTTCCTTTAGAGCAAAATTCCGCAGTACGTAGCCGTCTTACTCATTCTCTTGAAGTTCAGCAAATTGGTCGTTATATCGCTAAACAAATTATCGGCGAATTAAAAAAACAAAATAAGCTTGAAGTGTATGGCTTAATTGATCGCATCGATAGTCTTGAAAGTTTAATTGAGATGGCGTGCTTAATGCACGATATTGGTAATCCACCTTTTGGTCATTTTGGTGAGGCCGCGATTAAGCATTGGTTTCAAAAAGTATTATCACCAGAGGCGACAGCCGAATTCGATAATTGCCCGTTTATCCCTATGCAGTATTCAGCTAAAGTGCAATTAAATGAATTGCGACAAACTTTACGCCAAGATTTATGCCAATTTGAAGGCAATGCTCAAGCTATTCGAATGGCGCATCATCTTCTTAAATTGAATTTAACCTATGCTCAAATAGGTTGTGTATTAAAATATACTCGTCCTGCTTATTGGCAAGGTGAAATCCCCAAAGAATATAGCTATTTAATGAAGAAACCGGGGTATTACTGGTCTGAATTAGCATTCGTAAAAGAAGTACAAGAAAAATTAGATATGGGCGAATTTTGTCGCTTTCCTCTCACATATATTATGGAAGCTGCCGACGATATCTCGTATTGCATTGCGGATTTAGATGATGCGGTAGAAAAGGGGATTTTTGATATCAACCGTCTTGTTCAACTTTTACGAGATGCATGGCGTGAAAATGGTGATGTGACCGAAGGTGATTTATTCGATATTACAGTAAATCGTGCCTATAAAAAAGTCGATCAAAATGAAGCTAAACGTAGCATGCAAGATCAGTTTTTTATGTATTTACGAGTTTATATTACAGGAAAATTAGTCCCTTATACGGCGTACCGTTTTATAAAAAATCTCCCTCAAGTTTATGACGGGAGTTTTAATCACGCCTTATTGGAGGGAGATAGTGCAGAGCATCGTTTATTAACAACATTAAAAAGTGTCGCTAAAAAATGGGTGTTTAGCCATCCTGAAGTTGAAGAGCTTGAAATGAAAGGATATCGCGTGATCAGTGGATTACTTGATATTTATAAGCCCTTGCTTTTATTATCAACTGAAGATTTTTTAAGATTGCATAAATATAACGAACATCCTAAATATGTAATTGAGACGCGTTTATATCATAAGCTTTCTGTTAAACATAAACTGGCTTATAACGAAATGTTAGAAAAGCTAAATGATATAAATACTGAAAAAGGAAAAATTTTAGAGTTTTATTATCGTACCAGATTAATTCAAGATTATATCAGTGGAATGACTGATCATTATGCTTATGAAGAATATAGAAAATTAATGGTTTGTGATTAATTTGTAATCATTAAGAGAAATGCTATCTAATTGATTGGTGATAATTTTTAGACTTTTCTTAGTGATAATAAATGTTTATTAAAATAACAGAAAATAGATGTTATTAATTGTAAATATATTCAATATAAAAGTTATATATAATATTTGTTAGTTATAGAACAATATAAAATTCATAAAGCGAGTGCCTTAGGTTGTTATCATTAAAAGTTTTCTCAATTTAACAAAAATATTGCTTATATCAGTTAAGTAAATAACTTGTTCGATGTTATACTCTTCCCATGTTTTCTTCTGAAATGCATAGTCATTCATGTAACGCTGAAAAACATACAGCGTATTCTAAAACGATGCCATTTCACTGTTAATCCGTCATTGATACTTAATTTAATACTATGGTGCAGTTTTATTCTCCTAAAAAACGCCCTGTGAAAAAACAGGCGACAACTCTGGAAGTGACCGCCAGTGCATTGGATGCAAATGGTCAAGGTATTGCTCATGCTGAGGGCAAAACGATTTTTGTAAAAGGATTACTCCCACAAGAAACTGCTCGTATTCGTTTAACAGAAGAAAAGCGCCAGTTTGCTAAAGGCGAGGTTATTAAGCGTTTAACTACTAGTGAGCAGCGTATAACGCCTCATTGTGAATATTATGAGCGTTGTGGTGGTTGTCAGCAGCAACATGTGCCGATTGCGTTACAACGTACAACAAAAGCGGGTGTGTTATCACATCTTATTAAACGTGAAACGGGTGTGGTGATTTCGGCGGAACCTGTTATTTCCGGCGCTGAATATGGTTATCGTCGTAGAGCAAGATTGGGATTGCGTTATCAACCTGAAAAAGGGTTGGTGATGGGCTTTCGCCAAGAGCGCTCTAATGATTTGGTCATGATAAAAAAATGCCCAGTATTAAAATCACAGTTAAATGATTTATTGTCTCCTCTTTGGGAATGTCTTAAACAATTAACATCAGTACGTGATTTAGGGCATGTTGAAATGGTGCTCGCTGATAATGGGCCGTTGGTGATTTTACGTCATCTATCACCATTACCTGAGAGTGATAAACAGAGTTTGCGTGATTTCTCTCAAACTCATCAAGTTACGATGTATCTTGCAGGTGATAATAGCGAGATAGCACGATTAACTTCAATTGAGAAGGAACCCTTCTATCAAATAGAAGGTCTAAATTTACGTTTTGCACCTACTGATTTTATTCAAGTAAACGATGAAATAAATCCTAAGATGGTTGCACAAGCTATTGAATGGCTTGATTTATCGCCAGAAGATCGCGTGTTAGATCTGTTTTGTGGTATGGGAAACTTTACTTTACCTATCGCAAAACGTGTCAGTGAAGTGGTGGGCATCGAAGGTGTACCTGCGCTGGTTGAAATGGCGAAAAAGAATGCAGAACTAAACCAACTAGGTAATGCGCATTTTTGGCATGCAGATTTATCAGCTGATTTCTCTGCGATGTCGTGGTCGAAAGAAGGTTTTAACAAAGTGTTGTTAGATCCCGCAAGAGCAGGCGCTTTGGAGGTAATGTCACATATTGTGAAGTTATCCGCAGAAAAAATTGTGTATGTCTCCTGTAATCCGACCACGTTAGCCAGAGATAGTAAGATATTATTAGATTCTGGATATCAGCTAGCCGGTTTAAAAATGTTGGATATGTTTCCACAAACGGGTCATCTGGAATCAATGGCACTGTTTAGTCGAAAGTAAATTTATTTGAAAATAAACAGTTAGCCAGTAAATAAGTCGCAAATAAGATTTATACCGTGTAGGGAGAGAATATGGTTGCAGTAAGAAGTGCTCACTTAACACCTGCAGGAGAGTTTGCTGTTGATAAATGGGTCAATAGCTTGAACTTAACCCATGTCAATGCGGGTAGTGAAATCATGCAAACCTGGGAATACTGCCATCGTACTGTTCAAGGGCGTGAAGATGCCGAACTGTTATTGTGGCGTGGTGTTGAAATGGTTGAGCTTCTTTCGACACTAAGCATGGATAAAGACAGCATGAGGGCAGCGCTTCTTTTCCCTCTTGCTGAAGAAAATCTTATTGATCAGGAAATTGTTACTGAACACTTTGGTGATGCCATTTGGAGCTTAGTGCGTGGTGTTATGGAGATGGATGCCATACGCCAATTAAAAGCGACACACACTAATGAAACAAGTTCAGTTCAGGTAGATAACGTGCGTCGCATGCTGTTATCTATGGTGGAAGATTTCCGTTGTGTGGTCATTAAACTTTCAGAACGTATTGCCCATTTACGTGAAGTGAAAGATGCCACAGAAGATGAGCGCGTACTGGCTGCTAAAGAGTGTTTTAATATTTATGCACCATTAGCCAACCGATTGGGTATTGGTCAATTAAAATGGGAGTTAGAAGATTTTTGTTTCCGCTATCTTCATCCTGATGAATATAAAAAAATAGCAAGCTTGCTTCATGAGCGCCGTATCGATCGCGAACAGTACATTGATAATTTTGTCAGTACAGTACGTGGTTATATGAAAGAAGAAAATGTCGATGTAGATATCTATGGACGTCCCAAACACATCTATAGTATTTGGCGCAAAATGAAGAAAAAGAACCTCGCATTCGATGAGTTATTTGATGTGAGAGCGGTACGTATTGTTGTTGAACGTCTTCAAGACTGCTATGCAGCATTAGGGATTGTACATACGCATTTCCGTCATTTGCCTGATGAATTCGATGATTATGTTGCAAATCCAAAACCGAATGGCTATCAATCTATTCATACGGTTGTGTTAGGGCCTGAAGGCAAAACGGTTGAGATCCAAATTCGTACTCGCCAAATGCATGAAGATGCTGAATTGGGTGTGGCTGCGCACTGGAAATATAAAGAAGGTGCAACTGGCGCTGCAACGAAAGGCGGTACAGGCAGTTATGAAAACCGCATTGCATGGTTACGTAAACTGATTGCATGGCAAGAAGAGATGGCGGATTCTGGCGAAATGTTGGATGAAGTCCGGAGCCAAGTCTTTGATGATAGAGTTTACGTCTTTACACCAAAAGGTGATGTAGTTGATTTACCAGCGGGATCAACACCACTTGATTTTGCTTATCATATTCATAGTGATGTGGGACATCGCTGTATTGGAGCGAAAATTGGCGGGCGTATTGTGCCGTTTAGCTATCAATTACAGATGGGTGACCAAATTGAAATTATCACGCAAAAACATCCTAATCCAAGTCGTGATTGGTTAAATCCTAACTTAGGTTATGTCACCACAAGTCGTGGGCGTGCGAAAATTCATAATTGGTTCCGTAAGCAAGATCGCGATAAAAATATTCTTGCTGGACGCCAGATTTTAGATAACGAATTGGCGCATATGGATATCAACATGAAAGAAGCAGAAAAACTGCTGATTGCGCGTTATAACGTGCATAGTGTTGATGAAGTATTAGCTGGTATTGGTGTCGGTGATATCAGAATTAACCAGTTAGTGAACTTTATTCAAAGTAAATTAAATAAAGCCACTGCGGAAGATGAAGATAAAGAAGCTCTGCGGACACTTGAAAACAAAACGCCAGCACCTAGAGCCACAGGATCAGGTGGAAGCATTGTTGTCGAAGGTGTGGGTAACTTAATGCATCATATCGCACGTTGTTGCCAACCTATTCCGGGTGACAATATTGTCGGCTTTATCACTAAAGGTCGTGGTATTTCGATTCACCGCGCTGACTGTGAGCAACTTGCTGAACTGCTTTCTCATGCACCAGAACGTATCGTTGATGCGGTATGGGGAGAGAATTACTCTAGTGGTTATTCATTAGTTGTTCGTGTTGTTGCTAATGATCGTAGTGGATTATTGCGTGATATCACCACTATTTTAGCGAATGAAAAAGTCAATGTGCTAGGTGTCAGTAGCCGTAGTGATGTGAAGCAACAAATTGCGACAATCGATATGAATATTGAGATTTATAATCTCCAAGTATTAGGTCGTATTTTGGCAAAACTTAATCAGTTGCCTGATGTGATAGAGGCGAAACGCTTTTCTCACTAAAACATTAAAATGATAAGATGCCGAGACAACTGTTCTCGGCATTTTTTTATCTAAAAATGTATTAAACAGGATAAAGCTCACTCTTATTTAAAAGGCAATATGATGTCAGAAAATCGTGAAATCTTTCGTTTATTAGAAATTATGGCGCAGTTACGTGATCCAGATACTGGATGCGAATGGGATAAAGTGCAGACTTTTGACACTATCGCGCCTTATACATTAGAAGAAACGTATGAGGTGTTAGATGCTATTACTCGTAAAGATTTTGCTGATTTAAAAGAAGAGTTAGGCGATTTGCTTTATCAAGTTGTTTTTTATTCACGAATGGCGCAAGAGCAAAAATTATTTGATTTTAATGATGTTTGTGAAGCGATTAGTAATAAGCTAGAACGTCGTCATCCTCATATCTTTGCCTCTGAAAGCGAAAACAATTTATCAACGGAAAAACATCGCTGGGAAAAGCTGAAAGCACAAGAGCGTGAAGCAAAAGCACAATTTTCATTATTAGATGATATTCCCGCTACATTACCCGCTTTGATGAAAGCAGAAAAAATTCAGAAACGATGTGCTTCTGTCGGATTTGATTGGAATGAACTTGAACCTGTTTTAGGTAAAGTGTTTGAGGAAATTAATGAAGTGATGGCTGAAGTGAAAA
Protein-coding sequences here:
- the rlmD gene encoding 23S rRNA (uracil(1939)-C(5))-methyltransferase RlmD, with protein sequence MVQFYSPKKRPVKKQATTLEVTASALDANGQGIAHAEGKTIFVKGLLPQETARIRLTEEKRQFAKGEVIKRLTTSEQRITPHCEYYERCGGCQQQHVPIALQRTTKAGVLSHLIKRETGVVISAEPVISGAEYGYRRRARLGLRYQPEKGLVMGFRQERSNDLVMIKKCPVLKSQLNDLLSPLWECLKQLTSVRDLGHVEMVLADNGPLVILRHLSPLPESDKQSLRDFSQTHQVTMYLAGDNSEIARLTSIEKEPFYQIEGLNLRFAPTDFIQVNDEINPKMVAQAIEWLDLSPEDRVLDLFCGMGNFTLPIAKRVSEVVGIEGVPALVEMAKKNAELNQLGNAHFWHADLSADFSAMSWSKEGFNKVLLDPARAGALEVMSHIVKLSAEKIVYVSCNPTTLARDSKILLDSGYQLAGLKMLDMFPQTGHLESMALFSRK
- the dgt gene encoding dGTPase; the protein is MIDFKLKLNYQRKYNSSDIDINDEMQVSRQFESDRGRIINSAAIRRLQQKTQVFPLEQNSAVRSRLTHSLEVQQIGRYIAKQIIGELKKQNKLEVYGLIDRIDSLESLIEMACLMHDIGNPPFGHFGEAAIKHWFQKVLSPEATAEFDNCPFIPMQYSAKVQLNELRQTLRQDLCQFEGNAQAIRMAHHLLKLNLTYAQIGCVLKYTRPAYWQGEIPKEYSYLMKKPGYYWSELAFVKEVQEKLDMGEFCRFPLTYIMEAADDISYCIADLDDAVEKGIFDINRLVQLLRDAWRENGDVTEGDLFDITVNRAYKKVDQNEAKRSMQDQFFMYLRVYITGKLVPYTAYRFIKNLPQVYDGSFNHALLEGDSAEHRLLTTLKSVAKKWVFSHPEVEELEMKGYRVISGLLDIYKPLLLLSTEDFLRLHKYNEHPKYVIETRLYHKLSVKHKLAYNEMLEKLNDINTEKGKILEFYYRTRLIQDYISGMTDHYAYEEYRKLMVCD
- the relA gene encoding GTP diphosphokinase, producing MVAVRSAHLTPAGEFAVDKWVNSLNLTHVNAGSEIMQTWEYCHRTVQGREDAELLLWRGVEMVELLSTLSMDKDSMRAALLFPLAEENLIDQEIVTEHFGDAIWSLVRGVMEMDAIRQLKATHTNETSSVQVDNVRRMLLSMVEDFRCVVIKLSERIAHLREVKDATEDERVLAAKECFNIYAPLANRLGIGQLKWELEDFCFRYLHPDEYKKIASLLHERRIDREQYIDNFVSTVRGYMKEENVDVDIYGRPKHIYSIWRKMKKKNLAFDELFDVRAVRIVVERLQDCYAALGIVHTHFRHLPDEFDDYVANPKPNGYQSIHTVVLGPEGKTVEIQIRTRQMHEDAELGVAAHWKYKEGATGAATKGGTGSYENRIAWLRKLIAWQEEMADSGEMLDEVRSQVFDDRVYVFTPKGDVVDLPAGSTPLDFAYHIHSDVGHRCIGAKIGGRIVPFSYQLQMGDQIEIITQKHPNPSRDWLNPNLGYVTTSRGRAKIHNWFRKQDRDKNILAGRQILDNELAHMDINMKEAEKLLIARYNVHSVDEVLAGIGVGDIRINQLVNFIQSKLNKATAEDEDKEALRTLENKTPAPRATGSGGSIVVEGVGNLMHHIARCCQPIPGDNIVGFITKGRGISIHRADCEQLAELLSHAPERIVDAVWGENYSSGYSLVVRVVANDRSGLLRDITTILANEKVNVLGVSSRSDVKQQIATIDMNIEIYNLQVLGRILAKLNQLPDVIEAKRFSH
- the mazG gene encoding nucleoside triphosphate pyrophosphohydrolase; protein product: MSENREIFRLLEIMAQLRDPDTGCEWDKVQTFDTIAPYTLEETYEVLDAITRKDFADLKEELGDLLYQVVFYSRMAQEQKLFDFNDVCEAISNKLERRHPHIFASESENNLSTEKHRWEKLKAQEREAKAQFSLLDDIPATLPALMKAEKIQKRCASVGFDWNELEPVLGKVFEEINEVMAEVKKTPQDASKIEDELGDLLFSVVNLSRHLKQKPEQALNRACRKFEQRFRFVEKTLSEDGIDIENASLEEMEICWQKAKKQQIE